In Nocardioides sp. InS609-2, a single genomic region encodes these proteins:
- a CDS encoding fumarate reductase/succinate dehydrogenase flavoprotein subunit, translating into MPDTTLTSHPSQDAPLGGETDDAEGYYTPGAAIADTKAPGGPIDERWSTRKFEARLVNPANRRKLSVIIVGTGLAGGSAAATLGEAGYVVKSFCYQDSPRRAHSIAAQGGINAAKNYKEDGDSVHRLFYDTVKGGDYRSRESNVYRLAEVSTNIIDQCVAQGVPFAREYGGLLDNRSFGGVQVSRTFYARGQTGQQLLLGAYQALERQVHAGTVETFTRHEMLELIVVDGKARGIIARDMVTGAIETHLADVVVLASGGYGNVFYLSTNAMGCNVTATWRAHRKGAYMANPCYTQIHPTCIPVSGSHQSKLTLMSESLRNDGRIWVPKKQADCTKDPREIAEADRDYYLERIYPSFGNLVPRDIASRAAKTVCDEGRGVGPEVDGVRRGVYLDFADSIARLGRDGIEEKYDNLFDMYARITGENPYETPMRIYPAVHYVMGGLWVDYDLQSSIKGLFVTGEANFSDHGANRLGASALMQGLADGYFVLPHTIRDYLADGPFETVDEQHPAVVEARTLVESRINHFMTVGGTRSVDSYHRELGNIMWEYCGMERTADGLRKAIDLIRSLKDDFHRNVKVLGSADSLNQNLEKAGRVADFFELGELMCIDALNRRESCGGHFRAESATEDGEALRHDDQFAYVAAWEFAGDGEAPVLHKEELVYTAIEMKQRSYK; encoded by the coding sequence ATGCCGGACACCACCCTCACCTCCCACCCCTCGCAGGACGCCCCCCTCGGTGGCGAGACCGACGACGCCGAGGGCTACTACACGCCCGGCGCCGCGATCGCCGACACCAAGGCCCCCGGCGGCCCGATCGACGAACGCTGGAGCACCCGCAAGTTCGAGGCGCGGCTGGTCAACCCGGCCAACCGCCGCAAGCTCTCGGTGATCATCGTCGGCACCGGACTGGCCGGCGGCTCGGCCGCTGCCACACTCGGCGAGGCCGGCTACGTCGTGAAGTCCTTCTGCTACCAGGACTCCCCGCGTCGCGCGCACTCCATCGCCGCGCAGGGCGGCATCAACGCCGCCAAGAACTACAAGGAGGACGGCGACTCCGTCCACCGCCTCTTCTACGACACTGTCAAGGGCGGTGACTACCGCTCCCGCGAGTCCAACGTCTACCGGCTGGCCGAGGTCTCGACCAACATCATCGACCAGTGCGTCGCGCAGGGCGTCCCCTTCGCCCGCGAGTACGGCGGCCTCCTCGACAACCGTTCCTTCGGTGGCGTTCAGGTCTCCCGCACGTTCTACGCCCGCGGCCAGACCGGCCAGCAGCTTCTGCTCGGCGCCTACCAGGCACTCGAGCGCCAGGTGCACGCCGGCACCGTCGAGACCTTCACCCGCCACGAGATGCTCGAGCTGATCGTGGTGGACGGCAAGGCCCGCGGCATCATCGCGCGCGACATGGTGACCGGTGCGATCGAGACGCACCTCGCCGACGTCGTCGTACTCGCGAGTGGTGGCTACGGCAACGTCTTCTACCTCTCCACCAACGCGATGGGCTGCAACGTCACCGCGACCTGGCGCGCGCACCGCAAGGGCGCCTACATGGCCAACCCCTGCTACACGCAGATCCACCCGACCTGCATCCCTGTCTCGGGCTCGCACCAGTCGAAGCTGACGCTGATGAGCGAGTCGCTGCGCAACGACGGCCGCATCTGGGTGCCGAAGAAGCAGGCCGACTGCACGAAGGACCCGCGCGAGATCGCCGAGGCCGACCGCGACTACTACCTGGAGCGGATCTACCCCTCCTTCGGCAACCTGGTGCCCCGCGACATCGCGTCCCGGGCCGCCAAGACAGTCTGCGACGAGGGTCGTGGCGTCGGGCCCGAGGTCGACGGCGTACGCCGTGGTGTCTACCTCGACTTCGCCGACTCGATCGCGCGTCTCGGCCGCGACGGCATCGAGGAGAAGTACGACAACCTCTTCGACATGTACGCCCGCATCACCGGCGAGAACCCCTACGAGACGCCGATGCGGATCTACCCCGCGGTGCACTACGTGATGGGTGGCCTGTGGGTCGACTACGACCTGCAGTCGTCGATCAAGGGGCTGTTCGTGACCGGTGAGGCCAACTTCTCCGACCACGGCGCCAACAGGCTCGGCGCCTCGGCGCTGATGCAGGGCCTGGCCGACGGTTACTTCGTGCTCCCGCACACGATCCGCGACTACCTCGCCGACGGCCCGTTCGAGACCGTCGACGAGCAGCACCCCGCCGTGGTCGAGGCCCGCACGCTCGTCGAGAGCCGGATCAACCACTTCATGACCGTTGGCGGCACGCGCAGCGTCGACTCCTACCACCGCGAGCTCGGCAACATCATGTGGGAGTACTGCGGCATGGAGCGCACCGCGGACGGCCTGCGCAAGGCGATCGACCTGATCCGCTCGCTCAAGGACGACTTCCACCGCAACGTGAAGGTGCTCGGGAGCGCCGACAGCCTCAACCAGAACCTCGAGAAGGCCGGTCGGGTGGCCGACTTCTTCGAGCTCGGCGAGCTGATGTGCATCGACGCCCTCAACCGCCGCGAGTCCTGCGGCGGTCACTTCCGGGCGGAGTCGGCGACCGAGGACGGCGAGGCGCTGCGCCACGACGACCAGTTCGCGTACGTCGCGGCGTGGGAGTTCGCGGGTGACGGTGAGGCGCCGGTGCTCCACAAGGAAGAGCTCGTCTACACGGCCATCGAGATGAAGCAGCGGAGCTACAAGTGA
- a CDS encoding succinate dehydrogenase/fumarate reductase iron-sulfur subunit, which yields MHITLEIWRQADASSEGGMKTYQVDDVSPDMSFLEMLDVLNEELNAAGEEPVAFDSDCREGICGMCGLMINGEPHGPEVTTTCQLHMRSFKDGDTITIEPWRAGAFPVMKDLCVDRSAFDRMIQQGGYISVNTGSAPEAHSVPVPRDDAVRAFNVATCIGCGACVAACPNGSASLFMGAKITHLGELPQGQPERDSRVVNMVAQHDHEGFGGCTNIGECTAACPKEIPLDVISQLNKDLRTAMRHGH from the coding sequence ATGCACATCACCCTGGAGATCTGGCGCCAGGCCGATGCATCGAGTGAGGGCGGGATGAAGACCTACCAGGTCGACGACGTCTCGCCCGACATGTCGTTCCTCGAGATGCTCGACGTGCTCAATGAGGAGCTCAACGCGGCCGGCGAGGAGCCGGTGGCGTTCGACTCCGACTGTCGCGAGGGCATCTGCGGCATGTGCGGCCTGATGATCAACGGCGAGCCGCACGGGCCGGAGGTCACCACTACCTGCCAGCTGCACATGCGATCGTTCAAGGACGGCGACACGATCACCATCGAGCCGTGGCGGGCCGGTGCGTTCCCGGTGATGAAGGACCTCTGCGTCGACCGCAGCGCCTTCGACCGGATGATCCAGCAGGGCGGCTACATCTCGGTCAACACCGGCTCGGCTCCCGAGGCCCACTCGGTGCCCGTGCCGCGTGACGACGCGGTGCGCGCCTTCAACGTCGCCACCTGCATCGGGTGCGGCGCCTGCGTCGCCGCGTGCCCCAACGGATCGGCGTCGCTGTTCATGGGTGCCAAGATCACCCACCTCGGCGAGCTGCCGCAGGGCCAGCCCGAGCGCGACAGCCGGGTCGTCAACATGGTGGCCCAGCACGACCACGAGGGCTTCGGTGGCTGCACCAACATCGGCGAGTGCACCGCGGCCTGCCCCAAGGAGATCCCGCTCGACGTGATCTCGCAGCTCAACAAGGACCTCCGCACCGCGATGCGGCACGGCCACTGA
- a CDS encoding YihY/virulence factor BrkB family protein, with product MAALKERLAAARERRPMLDHLLRMNAHYGRVKGNLQAGAVTYFAFLSFFPIMALAFFVVGYIAKVYPDAQGNLVDAIDQLLPGIIGTKDTQLNLDDIQKAAGAVGLVGLAGVLYAGLGWLSAMRDALVVVFEVRQGEQPNLIKGKLRDLMTLAIIGLTLLVSVAVSGFVSGFSEQILDWAGLGTELAPLLQLITVVVGLGANMLLFFALFTLLARPHTPRRSLWSGALLGAIGFEVLKRLSGLLLGTVQDQPALQVFGIALILLVWINYFSRVVMYAASWAHTSAAARAEAALRNPPALPEGPSVGPAIIEDRGTPPAPRRTPSRVHKRTSSTIVHDNRARIALVAGGTAALTLAAVLRRKKP from the coding sequence GTGGCTGCCCTGAAGGAACGTCTCGCGGCTGCGCGCGAGCGCCGGCCGATGCTCGACCACCTGCTGCGCATGAACGCGCACTACGGCCGGGTCAAGGGCAACCTCCAGGCCGGCGCGGTCACCTACTTCGCGTTCCTGTCGTTCTTCCCGATCATGGCGCTGGCCTTCTTCGTCGTCGGCTACATCGCCAAGGTCTACCCCGACGCCCAGGGCAACCTCGTCGACGCGATCGACCAGCTGCTGCCGGGCATCATCGGTACCAAGGACACGCAGCTCAACCTCGACGACATCCAGAAGGCCGCCGGCGCCGTCGGCCTGGTCGGACTCGCCGGTGTGCTCTACGCCGGCCTGGGCTGGCTCTCGGCCATGCGCGACGCGCTCGTCGTGGTCTTCGAGGTCAGGCAGGGCGAGCAGCCCAATCTCATCAAGGGCAAGCTGCGCGACCTGATGACGCTTGCGATCATCGGCCTCACGCTGCTCGTCAGCGTCGCGGTCTCGGGCTTCGTCAGCGGCTTCTCCGAGCAGATCCTCGACTGGGCGGGCCTGGGCACCGAGCTCGCCCCGCTGCTGCAGCTGATCACGGTGGTCGTCGGGCTCGGCGCCAACATGCTGCTGTTCTTCGCCCTCTTCACGCTGCTGGCCCGCCCGCACACACCGCGACGGTCGCTCTGGTCCGGAGCGCTGCTTGGCGCGATCGGCTTCGAGGTGCTCAAGCGCCTCTCCGGCCTGCTCCTCGGGACGGTCCAGGACCAGCCGGCGCTGCAGGTCTTCGGCATCGCACTGATCCTGCTGGTCTGGATCAACTACTTCTCCCGGGTCGTGATGTACGCCGCGAGCTGGGCGCACACCTCTGCGGCAGCGCGCGCCGAGGCGGCGCTCCGCAACCCGCCGGCCCTGCCCGAAGGCCCGTCCGTGGGTCCTGCAATCATCGAGGACCGGGGCACGCCACCGGCGCCGCGCCGTACACCGAGCCGCGTCCACAAGCGCACCAGCTCGACGATCGTGCACGACAACCGGGCGCGCATCGCCCTGGTCGCCGGCGGCACCGCCGCCCTGACACTGGCCGCCGTACTCAGGAGGAAGAAGCCGTGA
- a CDS encoding 2'-5' RNA ligase family protein, protein MPESVSVSTIGVAVAIPEPWASELQDYRASLGDETATKIPTHITLIPPVEVDEAEFEACEEHLEQVAAGIPGFAVHLRGTGTFRPTSPVVFVALARGISECERLAGDVRRGPLAVDLSFPFHPHVTIAHHLDDEALDRAFDELAAFECVFDVTEFHLYCHDNETGWQPTRAFSLLPAGE, encoded by the coding sequence GTGCCCGAGTCAGTGTCCGTGTCCACGATCGGTGTCGCCGTCGCCATCCCTGAACCCTGGGCGAGCGAGCTGCAGGACTACCGCGCCTCCCTGGGTGACGAGACGGCCACCAAGATCCCGACGCACATCACCCTCATCCCGCCGGTCGAGGTGGACGAGGCCGAGTTCGAGGCGTGCGAGGAGCACCTGGAGCAGGTCGCGGCCGGCATCCCCGGGTTCGCCGTACACCTACGCGGCACCGGCACCTTCCGCCCCACCTCGCCGGTGGTGTTCGTCGCGCTCGCGCGCGGCATCTCCGAGTGCGAGCGCCTCGCCGGCGACGTACGACGGGGGCCGCTGGCCGTCGACCTCAGCTTCCCGTTCCACCCGCACGTCACGATCGCCCACCACCTCGACGACGAGGCACTCGACCGGGCGTTCGACGAGCTGGCGGCGTTCGAGTGCGTCTTCGACGTGACCGAGTTCCACCTCTACTGCCACGACAACGAGACCGGCTGGCAGCCGACCCGCGCGTTCTCGCTGTTACCGGCAGGGGAGTGA
- the trpS gene encoding tryptophan--tRNA ligase yields MPSIAADPVTETQQPGGSTARPRVLSGIQPTADSFHFGNYLGALRQWVDLQAEHEPFFFIADLHAITVEQDPKVLRERSLRAAAQLLAMGIDPQRSAIFVQSQVPEHAQLCWVLQCLTGFGEARRMTQFKDKSAKAGEGAASVGLFTYPVLQAADILLYRPHYVPVGEDQRQHLELTRDVAQRFNHRYKKTFRLPEPYILKATAKITDLQEPTAKMSKSASSPGGIIEMLDDPKVSAKKIRSAVTDSESEIRFDPETKPGISNLLTISSALTGTPVADLEEQYAGRGYGDLKKDLAEIVVDFVTPFRDRTLELMGDRSELEAVLADGAARAGAVAEATLRDVYDRVGFLPGR; encoded by the coding sequence ATGCCGAGCATCGCAGCCGATCCCGTCACCGAGACGCAGCAGCCGGGCGGCAGCACCGCCCGGCCGCGCGTGCTGTCGGGGATTCAGCCGACCGCCGACTCCTTCCACTTCGGCAACTACCTCGGTGCGCTGCGCCAGTGGGTCGACCTGCAGGCCGAGCACGAGCCGTTCTTCTTCATCGCCGACCTGCACGCGATCACCGTCGAGCAGGACCCCAAGGTGCTGCGCGAGCGCAGCCTGCGCGCGGCCGCCCAGCTGCTCGCGATGGGCATCGACCCGCAGCGGTCGGCGATCTTCGTGCAGAGCCAGGTGCCCGAGCACGCCCAGCTCTGCTGGGTGTTGCAGTGCCTCACCGGTTTCGGCGAGGCCCGCCGGATGACGCAGTTCAAGGACAAGTCGGCCAAGGCCGGTGAGGGCGCGGCGAGTGTCGGGCTGTTCACCTACCCCGTCCTCCAGGCGGCCGACATCCTGCTCTACAGGCCGCACTACGTGCCCGTCGGTGAGGACCAGCGCCAGCACCTCGAGCTCACCCGCGACGTCGCGCAGCGCTTCAACCACCGCTACAAGAAGACGTTCCGGCTGCCCGAGCCCTACATCCTCAAGGCGACCGCCAAGATCACCGACCTGCAGGAGCCGACGGCCAAGATGTCGAAGTCGGCGTCCTCGCCCGGCGGCATCATCGAGATGCTCGACGACCCCAAGGTCAGCGCCAAGAAGATCCGCTCGGCCGTCACCGACTCCGAGTCCGAGATCCGCTTCGACCCGGAGACCAAGCCCGGCATCAGCAACCTGCTCACCATCTCGTCGGCGCTCACGGGCACGCCCGTCGCAGACCTCGAGGAGCAGTACGCCGGCCGCGGTTACGGCGACCTGAAGAAGGACCTCGCCGAGATCGTCGTCGACTTCGTCACCCCCTTCCGCGACCGCACCCTCGAGCTGATGGGCGACCGGTCCGAGCTCGAGGCGGTGCTCGCCGACGGGGCGGCGAGGGCGGGCGCGGTGGCCGAGGCCACGTTGCGTGACGTCTACGACCGAGTCGGCTTCCTCCCGGGTCGGTAG
- a CDS encoding HNH endonuclease signature motif containing protein: MATTKSELPDTASAVLAFARSRRDAVDRAEAELLVAACEWADLHPASSIDDAAAFLIPGSEHEEPVAGPGAPLVAEFCIAEFGAVLGISTVSAKHLIGQALELRHRLPRLWRRVQSGDLPAWRARRVAETTIRAGLSREAASYVDQQLAPFAHRTSTSAVDRLVEAAIARFDPARAAEAARQAADGRHVTIDEEQVSFAGTMRVTAELDLADALDFSAAVTQGAEVLKSLGSEESLEARRASAVGEMARSQLALPSVEEGAQRLSRNQGHAAARQVVLNVHLSEDDPIARLERGNLATLDQIQQWCTASGTEVVVKPLLDLNEHLVCDGYQPSPRLREQVILRDRTCVFPWCTRSARACDLDHIVPWESGGATSTANLAALCRRHHRLKTHGQWRYERTGPATYTWTSPHGHTYDTDPHGTSPG, translated from the coding sequence ATGGCGACCACGAAGAGCGAGCTCCCCGACACCGCGTCCGCGGTGCTCGCGTTCGCTCGATCTCGGCGGGATGCGGTCGATCGGGCCGAGGCCGAGCTGCTGGTCGCGGCATGCGAGTGGGCCGACCTGCACCCGGCCTCCTCGATCGATGACGCCGCTGCGTTCCTAATCCCTGGCTCGGAGCATGAGGAGCCGGTTGCTGGTCCGGGTGCGCCGTTGGTGGCGGAATTCTGCATCGCGGAGTTCGGTGCCGTCCTGGGCATCTCGACGGTGTCGGCGAAGCACCTGATCGGTCAGGCGCTCGAGCTGCGGCACCGGCTGCCGCGGTTGTGGCGCCGGGTGCAGTCCGGTGACCTGCCGGCCTGGCGGGCACGGCGGGTCGCGGAGACCACCATCCGCGCAGGCTTGTCCCGCGAGGCCGCGTCGTACGTCGACCAACAGCTCGCCCCGTTCGCACACCGCACCTCAACCTCGGCGGTGGACCGGCTGGTCGAGGCCGCGATCGCCAGGTTCGACCCCGCCCGCGCCGCCGAGGCCGCCCGACAGGCAGCCGACGGGCGGCACGTCACGATCGATGAGGAGCAGGTCTCCTTCGCGGGCACCATGCGGGTCACCGCGGAGCTCGATCTCGCCGATGCCCTCGACTTCAGCGCCGCGGTCACCCAGGGCGCGGAGGTGTTGAAGAGCCTCGGGTCCGAGGAGTCCTTGGAGGCCCGGCGGGCGTCCGCAGTGGGTGAGATGGCGCGGTCCCAGCTCGCCTTGCCGTCGGTTGAGGAAGGCGCGCAGCGCCTGTCTCGAAACCAAGGCCACGCTGCGGCCCGGCAGGTCGTCCTGAACGTCCACCTGAGCGAGGACGACCCGATCGCCCGGCTGGAGCGCGGCAACCTCGCCACCCTCGACCAGATCCAGCAGTGGTGCACCGCGTCCGGCACCGAGGTGGTCGTGAAGCCGCTCCTCGACCTGAACGAGCACCTCGTCTGCGACGGCTACCAGCCCTCGCCCCGGCTCCGCGAGCAGGTGATCCTCCGCGACCGCACCTGTGTCTTCCCGTGGTGCACCAGGTCAGCCAGGGCCTGCGATCTCGACCACATCGTCCCGTGGGAGTCGGGCGGAGCCACGTCGACGGCCAACCTCGCCGCGCTCTGTCGACGACATCACCGCCTCAAGACCCACGGCCAGTGGCGCTACGAACGCACCGGCCCCGCGACGTACACCTGGACCAGCCCACACGGCCACACCTACGACACCGACCCGCACGGCACGAGTCCGGGTTGA
- a CDS encoding class I SAM-dependent methyltransferase has translation MAEEYDRWRPSYPVDAVTWLAPPPPARVADIGAGTGRLTSPLLARGLAVEAVEPDPRMRAVLARTNPAARCHGSDSTAIPTEDGTLDAVLSADAWHWFEPRATMEEVRRVLKPGGWLGLVWNVVAEPVEPWEFELAGAPDMYDRSTKGGPEGVKQRLPLAAEEELEFAQFDWVWHLSPEHRAANLATTSMAIAMSSSEREEYLAAARSELQQVCDAAGQSTMPIRHRASCTRWTPAARG, from the coding sequence ATGGCTGAGGAGTACGACCGGTGGCGCCCCAGCTATCCAGTTGACGCAGTTACCTGGCTGGCGCCGCCCCCTCCTGCCCGGGTGGCGGACATAGGCGCAGGAACGGGGAGGCTGACGTCGCCCCTGCTAGCGCGCGGCCTAGCCGTCGAGGCGGTTGAACCGGATCCGCGGATGCGCGCCGTGCTGGCTCGGACCAACCCTGCTGCCCGGTGCCACGGGAGCGACTCGACAGCGATTCCGACCGAGGACGGAACGTTGGATGCTGTCCTCTCCGCTGACGCCTGGCATTGGTTCGAACCCCGGGCGACCATGGAAGAAGTGCGACGCGTCCTCAAGCCCGGCGGGTGGCTGGGTCTGGTCTGGAACGTCGTCGCCGAACCGGTCGAGCCGTGGGAGTTCGAGCTTGCCGGGGCACCCGACATGTATGACCGCTCTACCAAGGGCGGGCCCGAGGGAGTCAAGCAGCGCCTCCCTCTCGCTGCCGAGGAAGAGCTCGAGTTCGCACAGTTCGACTGGGTGTGGCACCTCTCTCCCGAGCACCGGGCAGCCAATCTGGCGACCACGTCGATGGCGATCGCGATGAGCTCCTCCGAGCGCGAGGAGTACCTCGCTGCCGCCCGCTCCGAGTTGCAGCAGGTCTGCGATGCGGCCGGACAGAGCACCATGCCGATCCGGCACCGAGCCAGTTGTACGCGCTGGACGCCCGCAGCTCGGGGCTGA
- a CDS encoding MFS transporter produces the protein MTTTASDLTTDSKTPAPCAHYGWAVLALAMGGFAIGTTEFVSMGLLPDLAQGVSVSIPTAGHAISAYALGVVVGAPAIALLGARLPRRALLIVLMAAFALGNAASALVTSYDGLLVARFLAGLPHGAYFGVASLVAASLAKPGRQGRAVAQVMLGLSVANVVGVPAATWLGQLLGWRSAYWLVAVLGLATIALVAAFVPSMIGDPHATWRREISALRRPQVLLTLLTGAIGFGGMFAVYTYIVPTVTEVGGLSKSVAPVFLLAFGLGMVAGTWVAGELARWSVFGSLFVGGIGQGVLLLVFSWLAPTGWWNLPVVFGITILGSILVINLQLRLMDVAGDAQTIGAAMNHASLNIANALGAWLGGLVVAAGWGYRAPGVVGAGLAVVGVFVLLASYALHRRSERA, from the coding sequence ATGACGACGACCGCTTCCGATCTGACCACCGACAGCAAGACGCCGGCTCCTTGCGCCCACTACGGCTGGGCCGTCCTGGCCCTGGCCATGGGCGGGTTCGCCATCGGCACCACCGAGTTCGTCTCGATGGGCCTGCTGCCCGACCTCGCCCAGGGTGTCTCGGTGTCGATCCCGACGGCCGGCCACGCCATCTCCGCCTACGCGCTCGGCGTCGTCGTCGGTGCCCCGGCGATCGCGCTGCTCGGTGCCCGACTCCCGCGCCGCGCCCTCCTCATCGTGCTGATGGCCGCCTTCGCGCTGGGCAACGCGGCCAGCGCCCTCGTCACGTCGTACGACGGACTCCTCGTCGCCCGCTTCCTCGCCGGCCTGCCGCACGGTGCCTACTTCGGAGTCGCGTCGCTCGTCGCGGCAAGCCTCGCGAAGCCCGGTCGCCAGGGTCGTGCCGTCGCCCAGGTCATGCTCGGCCTCTCGGTCGCCAATGTCGTCGGTGTGCCCGCCGCCACCTGGCTCGGCCAGCTGCTCGGCTGGCGGTCGGCGTACTGGCTGGTGGCCGTCCTCGGCCTAGCCACCATCGCCCTCGTCGCGGCCTTCGTGCCCTCGATGATCGGCGACCCGCACGCCACCTGGCGTCGCGAGATCAGCGCGCTGCGGCGGCCGCAGGTGCTGCTGACGCTCCTGACGGGTGCGATCGGCTTCGGTGGCATGTTCGCCGTCTACACCTACATCGTGCCGACGGTCACGGAGGTCGGTGGCCTGTCGAAGTCGGTGGCGCCGGTGTTCCTGCTCGCGTTCGGTCTCGGCATGGTCGCCGGCACCTGGGTGGCCGGCGAGCTCGCCCGGTGGTCGGTGTTCGGCTCGCTCTTCGTCGGCGGTATCGGTCAAGGCGTGCTGCTGCTCGTCTTCTCGTGGCTTGCGCCCACCGGCTGGTGGAACCTGCCGGTCGTCTTCGGGATCACCATCCTCGGCTCGATCCTGGTGATCAACCTGCAGCTGCGGCTGATGGACGTGGCGGGCGATGCCCAGACGATCGGCGCGGCCATGAACCACGCCTCCCTCAACATCGCCAACGCCCTCGGCGCCTGGCTCGGCGGCCTCGTGGTCGCTGCCGGCTGGGGCTACCGGGCTCCCGGTGTGGTCGGCGCCGGCCTCGCGGTCGTCGGGGTGTTCGTGCTGCTCGCGTCGTACGCCCTGCACCGGCGCAGCGAGCGCGCCTGA